The following proteins are encoded in a genomic region of Arachis stenosperma cultivar V10309 chromosome 4, arast.V10309.gnm1.PFL2, whole genome shotgun sequence:
- the LOC130975448 gene encoding G2/mitotic-specific cyclin-1-like, translating into MGDSDFTIDIHHGGKFMTNLEERGKTFVAMSNVIALYLWNEVLDMEKLMLNTLYFNMSVPTAYVFIRRFLKAAQADRKKAGSGKLTGVHRKYCSSKHNYTAKCEAASFLLDNSLL; encoded by the exons ATGGGGGACTCAGATTTCACCATAGACATACATCATGGTGGCAAGTTTATGACAAATCTTGAA GAAAGAGGCAAAACCTTTGTAGCAATGAGCAATGTAATTGCTCTTTACTTGTG GAATGAAGTTCTGGATATG GAGAAGTTGATGCTGAACACATTGTACTTTAACATGTCTGTTCCAACAGCATATGTTTTCATTAGAAGGTTCCTAAAGGCAGCACAAGCAGACAGAAAG AAGGCTGGGTCAGGGAAACTTACAGGGGTGCATCGGAAGTACTGTTCTTCAAAGCACAACTATACTGCAAAATGTGAAGCAGCAAGTTTTCTTCTTGATAACTCATTGTTGTAG